In one Ochotona princeps isolate mOchPri1 chromosome 16, mOchPri1.hap1, whole genome shotgun sequence genomic region, the following are encoded:
- the ATP1A3 gene encoding sodium/potassium-transporting ATPase subunit alpha-3: MGDKKDDKGSPKKSKGKERRDLDDLKKEVAMTEHKMSVEEVCRKYNTDCVQGLTHSKAQEILARDGPNALTPPPTTPEWVKFCRQLFGGFSILLWIGAILCFLAYGIQAGTEDDPSGDNLYLGIVLAAVVIITGCFSYYQEAKSSKIMESFKNMVPQQALVIREGEKMQVNAEEVVVGDLVEIKGGDRVPADLRIISAHGCKVDNSSLTGESEPQTRSPDCTHDNPLETRNITFFSTNCVEGTARGVVVATGDRTVMGRIATLASGLEVGKTPIAIEIEHFIQLITGVAVFLGVSFFILSLILGYTWLEAVIFLIGIIVANVPEGLLATVTVCLTLTAKRMARKNCLVKNLEAVETLGSTSTICSDKTGTLTQNRMTVAHMWFDNQIHEADTTEDQSGTSFDKSSHTWVALSHIAGLCNRAVFKGGQDNIPVLKRDVAGDASESALLKCIELSSGSVKLMRERNKKVAEIPFNSTNKYQLSIHETEDPNDNRYLLVMKGAPERILDRCSTILLQGKEQPLDEEMKEAFQNAYLELGGLGERVLGFCHYYLPEEQFPKGFAFDCDDVNFTTDTLCFVGLMSMIDPPRAAVPDAVGKCRSAGIKVIMVTGDHPITAKAIAKGVGIISEGNETVEDIAARLNIPVSQVNPRDAKACVIHGTDLKDFTSEQIDEILQNHTEIVFARTSPQQKLIIVEGCQRQGAIVAVTGDGVNDSPALKKADIGVAMGIAGSDVSKQAADMILLDDNFASIVTGVEEGRLIFDNLKKSIAYTLTSNIPEITPFLLFIMANIPLPLGTITILCIDLGTDMVPAISLAYEAAESDIMKRQPRNPRTDKLVNERLISMAYGQIGMIQALGGFFSYFVILAENGFLPGNLVGIRLNWDDRTVNDLEDSYGQQWTYEQRKVVEFTCHTAFFVSIVVVQWADLIICKTRRNSVFQQGMKNKILIFGLFEETALAAFLSYCPGMDVALRMYPLKPSWWFCAFPYSFLIFVYDEIRKLILRRNPGGWVEKETYY, encoded by the exons ATGGGG GACAAGAAAGATGACAAGGGCTCGCCCAAGAAGAGCAAGGGCAAGGAGCGCCGCGACCTGGACGACCTCAAGAAGGAGGTGGCTATG ACAGAGCACAAGATGTCGGTGGAAGAAGTGTGCCGGAAATACAACACTGACTGCGTGCAG GGTCTGACCCATAGCAAAGCGCAGGAGATCCTGGCCCGGGACGGGCCCAACGCactcaccccaccccccaccaccccgGAGTGGGTCAAGTTCTGCCGACAGCTCTTCGGGGGCTTCTCCATCCTGCTGTggattggggccatcctctgcttcctggccTACGGCATCCAGGCGGGCACAGAGGACGACCCTTCTGGTGACAAC CTGTACCTCGGCATCGTGCTAGCCGCCGTGGTCATCATCACCGGctgtttctcctactaccaagaGGCCAAGAGCTCCAAGATCATGGAGTCCTTCAAGAACATGGTGCCCCAG CAAGCCTTGGTGATTCGGGAAGGCGAGAAGATGCAGGTGAACGCCGAGGAGGTGGTGGTCGGGGACCTGGTGGAGATCAAGGGTGGAGACCGAGTCCCCGCTGACCTGCGCATCATCTCGGCCCATGGCTGcaag GTGGACAACTCCTCGCTGACCGGCGAGTCCGAGCCCCAGACCCGCTCTCCTGACTGCACCCACGACAACCCCCTGGAGACACGCAACATCACATTTTTCTCCACCAACTGCGTGGAAG GCACTGCCCGGGGCGTCGTGGTGGCCACTGGGGACCGCACCGTCATGGGCCGCATCGCCACCCTGGCTTCCGGCCTGGAGGTGGGCAAGACGCCCATCGCCATCGAGATTGAACACTTCATCCAGCTCATCACCGGCGTGGCCGTCTTCCTGGGCGTCTCCTTCTTcatcctctccctcatcctcggCTACACCTGGCTCGAGGCGGTCATCTTCCTCATCGGCATCATTGTGGCCAATGTCCCAGAGGGGCTGCTGGCCACTGTCACG GTGTGCCTGACGCTGACTGCCAAGCGCATGGCCCGCAAGAACTGTCTGGTGAAGAACCTGGAGGCGGTGGAAACACTAGGCTCCACCTCCACCATCTGCTCCGACAAGACAGGGACCCTCACCCAGAACCGCATGACAGTCGCCCACATGTGGTTTGACAACCAGATCCACGAAGCCGATACCACCGAGGACCAGTCAG GAACGTCCTTTGACAAGAGCTCGCACACCTGGGTGGCGCTGTCCCACATTGCTGGACTCTGCAACCGGGCCGTGTTCAAGGGTGGACAGGACAACATCCCCGTTCTCAAG AGGGACGTGGCCGGCGACGCCTCTGAGTCCGCCCTGCTCAAGTGCATCGAGCTGTCCTCGGGCTCCGTGAAGCTGATGCGTGAGCGCAACAAGAAGGTGGCTGAGATCCCCTTCAACTCCACCAACAAGTACCAG CTCTCCATCCATGAGACTGAAGACCCCAATGACAACCGCTACCTGCTGGTGATGAAGGGCGCCCCCGAGCGCATCCTGGACCGCTGCTCCACCATCCTGCTGCAGGGCAAAGAGCAGCCGCTGGATGAGGAGATGAAAGAGGCCTTCCAGAACGCCTACCTGGAGCTGGGCGGCCTGGGCGAGCGCGTGCTGG GCTTCTGTCACTACTACCTGCCGGAGGAGCAGTTCCCCAAGGGCTTCGCCTTCGACTGCGATGACGTAAACTTCACCACGGACACCCTCTGCTTCGTGGGCCTCATGTCCATGATTGACCCACCCCGGGCAGCCGTGCCTGACGCCGTGGGCAAGTGCCGTAGCGCAGGCATCAAG GTCATTATGGTCACGGGTGATCACCCCATCACGGCCAAGGCCATCGCCAAGGGCGTGGGCATCATCTCTGAGGGCAACGAAACTGTGGAGGACATCGCTGCCCGGCTCAACATCCCTGTGAGCCAAGTCAACCCCCG GGACGCCAAGGCCTGCGTGATCCACGGCACCGACCTCAAGGACTTCACCTCAGAGCAGATCGATGAGATCCTGCAGAACCACACCGAGATCGTCTTCGCCCGCACGTCCCCCCAGCAGAAGCTCATCATTGTGGAAGGCTGCCAGCGACAG GGAGCCATTGTGGCAGTCACAGGCGATGGCGTGAACGACTCCCCGGCTCTGAAGAAGGCAGACATCGGGGTGGCAATGGGCATCGCCGGCTCCGACGTCTCCAAGCAGGCGGCCGACATGATCCTGCTGGATGACAACTTTGCCTCCATCGTCACTGGTGTGGAAGAGG gcCGCCTGATCTTCGACAACCTGAAGAAGTCCATCGCCTACACCCTGACCAGCAACATCCCCGAGATCACCCCCTTCCTGCTCTTCATCATGGCCAACATCCCACTGCCACTGGGCACCATCACCATCCTCTGCATCGACCTGGGCACCGACATG GTCCCCGCCATCTCCTTGGCCTACGAGGCAGCTGAGAGTGACATCATGAAGCGGCAGCCCAGGAACCCGCGCACGGACAAGCTGGTGAACGAACGGCTCATCAGCATGGCCTATGGCCAGATCG GAATGATCCAGGCGCTGGGTGGCTTTTTCTCCTACTTCGTGATCCTGGCAGAAAATGGCTTCCTGCCGGGCAACCTGGTGGGCATCCGGCTGAACTGGGATGACCGCACTGTCAATGACCTGGAGGACAGCTACGGACAGCAGTGG ACGTACGAGCAGAGGAAGGTGGTGGAATTCACCTGCCACACAGCCTTCTTCGTGAGCATCGTGGTAGTGCAGTGGGCCGACCTGATCATCTGCAAGACCCGTAGGAACTCCGTCTTCCAGCAGGGCATGAA GAACAAGATCCTCATCTTTGGGCTGTTTGAAGAGACGGCACTTGCTGCCTTCCTGTCCTACTGCCCGGGCATGGACGTGGCTCTGCGCATGTACCCACTCAA ACCCAGCTGGTGGTTCTGTGCCTTCCCGTACAGCTTCCTCATCTTCGTCTACGATGAGATCCGCAAGCTGATCCTGCGCAGGAACCCCGGGG gttGGGTGGAGAAAGAAACCTACTATTGA
- the RABAC1 gene encoding prenylated Rab acceptor protein 1: MAAQKEPQKDAEAEGLSATTLLPKLISAGAGREWLERRRATIRPWGAFVAQHRFSRPRNLGELCQRLVRNVEYFQSNYMFVFLGLILYCVVTSPMLLVALAVFFGACYILYLRTLQSKLVLFGREVTPAHQYALAGGVSFPFFWLAGAGSAVFWVLGATLVVIGSHAAFHKIESMDGEELQMEPV, encoded by the exons ATGGCGGCCCAGAAGGAGCCGCAGAAGGATGCCGAGGCGGAAGGGCTGAGCGCCAC GACCCTGCTGCCCAAGCTGATTTCGGCTGGCGCGGGCCGGGAGTGGCTTGAGCGGCGCCGTGCTACCATCCGGCCCTGGGGCGCCTTCGTGGCCCAGCACCGCTTCTCGCGGCCCCGCAACCTGGGCGAGCTGTGCCAACGCCTGGTCCGCAACGTGGAGTACTTCCAGAGCAACTACATGTTCGTGTTCCTGGGCCTCATCCTCTACTGCGT GGTGACGTCCCCCATGCTGCTGGTGGCCCTGGCTGTCTTCTTCGGCGCCTGCTACATCCTCTACCTGCGCACGCTGCAGTCCAAGCTCGTACTCTTTG GCCGAGAGGTGACCCCGGCCCATCAGTACGCCCTGGCCGGAGGCGtgtccttccctttcttctgGCTGGCAGGGGCGGGCTCGGCCGTCTTCTGGGTCCTGG GAGCCACCCTGGTGGTCATCGGCTCCCATGCTGCCTTCCACAAGATCGAGTCCATGGACGGGGAGGAGCTGCAGATGGAGCCCGTGTGA